The genomic DNA TGCGCAGCGGAGCCTGGTCAAGGCGTTTGTTCTTCGCCTGTGTACAAAGTTGGAAGAGAAAGGAGTCAACTTCTGTGCTTGGCACAATTCGTTTTGCTCAAGGtaatgactgtgaatagcaTAACATAAATAATCAACCCTAACATTAACAGTGAAAATGATTGCCGGGATTCAGAAACGGCGTCGCCAGATAAAACGATTTAAAAGGTCAAATTGGAATATCACTATTGATTCTGTCCTCTGATTTCCTGTTGCTTACACATGTCACTTCATTGCCAGTTCATGTTCACAGTCATACAAAAACAAGGTGATTGTCCCTGCCCTGGGATTGGCATCACCCACACGTTGTGATCTCTGCCACACCATAGAAAGTAGCAACAATACACAAAAGTTCAGGGAATCTGTATTGCCGCCAAAATGTGTGATTTTGTCGCTGGTCCCCGACATTCATTGAAAAGGGGATCCAAGGCATCTGTCTGGGGGCTTATAGCTCTTGTCCAGAAACTTCCGTTAGAGACAAATGCGGATCGCAAATTGGATTTTTCCTATCATCACAATGTTCCAGCTGCAAAAATTTCCGATGCTCTAAAGTCTGCTCTACACGATATGGGAATCAATTCACATTCGACGCCGAGACCCGATGAAACCGTGGAGATTGATATTAGTGGGTCGGCGCTCGGGAGTGAAGGCTTTCGGGAAGTTGTTACGGACGGTTTCCTCAAATCAGTATTTGAAGATGGCAGTGTGAACGAAGCAATACTACCGTTAAGACATGTGCACCTGACGTCAAGAAGGAACGATTTGGACACCGACTCCGTCTCTATTTTGTTTGGTGCCCTTACGAGTGATACGAATGCATCTAATACATCTGGAACGCGAACTGATTCAAACTCAGACCCAGCAAGCATGATCGCATGCAAATCAATAACGATCGAAAGCCTGGACCTTGGTTGGAATAAACTGAATCCCGATGAAAATTCCGCGAGCACTGCGTTTCTTCAAGCCCTGCGTTTGCTGATTGCCCACCCTTCGTGCTGCCCGAGTACGCTAAGACTCGACAGCTGTGGGCTGGGCCCAGCGGCCTGCCGGGCCATCGGTAAAGGCATGATCAATCGCTGGACGGAAGGAACCGACTCGGATATACTAAAGAGTCCGCAACCCAAGCCCTTGTCATTGCATTTTTGTATGAATCAGGCCATTGGAGATGGAGGAGCGGCCGCTTTGGCTGCCGCCATCCGAACGATTGCTTTGGCTAGCGACGAGAAGACCGACCCAAATAGAGCCGTGTTAGAATGCCTCGATCTTTCTGCTTGCGGCATCGGTGATACCGGTGCTGAGGCCCTCGCACACGCTATTGAAAGCTCACCGAACTGCTTGATCCGGCATTTGGATTTGAGCAATAATTGCATCACCGATCAAGGAGCGACTGCTCTCGGTCGCGCTCTTTTGAACCCTGAGCACGCAGGCACAAGGCAAGGACCTGGTTTGTTGAGCTTAAATCTAAGCAACAATAAGAATATTGGTGATCGTGGAGTGATGGCTCTGGCAGAAGCTTGGGAAAAGCGAGGAATTGGCACGTTATCGCTTAGTAGCTGCCACATCATGGCCGAAGGTGCGAGCTACTTTGGCGCAGCACTGCGCAAGCTGACTTCCAATAATACAACcgaagaagagaaaaagggCACCTCCTATCTAGATTTGAGTGGAAATCCTCTCGGTGTTTTGCGAGGCAAGAATAAGAAGGACGGGAGGAAGTACTCCGCGAGTCGGCTAAAGAACAAAGCTAGTGCGACAGCAGCTTCTTACATGAATATGTTAAAAAAGGGTTTAAAGGGTGCCGGTGTGGACGTTTCACCAGTATTTGGATCTACGGCAGAgagtgatgatgatgaggagAAAACTGGAGGAGAAttggatgacgatgaagcCAATGAGAGCCCCGACATATCTAAAGCCAGGTGTGGTGCTAAAGCGTTGACAAACGCTTTTTTGGGAGATTCTTCAACCATTGATTATAAAACTACTCAGAATTTAATGGCCTGTGATTTGCACATTCATATTGGCCTTCGCCATTGCTTCATTGATCATGGAGCGGCAGACGCACTAGCAGCTCTGCTGTTATTTGCGAGAAATGAACTACATGTACATTTGACGATGGATCTTGAACTCAATCCAGTTTTGGAAGATGAAATGCTAGTCGCATTGCAAGGTGACGAACTCTACGAGGATCGCCTGCATGAAATGGCAGAACGACATACAGATGCGATGGAAGTCTTACGAGACGCTAAAAGACGAGCGAGCGAAGCAGCCAAAGCGGCTTCGACTCGAGCAAGATATTCTGAAGAAGCCTTTGAAGCGGATTGGGATGCCGCACCATCAGATTTTGGTGGTGACTTGGAGGATTCCGATGGTGACTatgaagaggaagacgaagagttTTACTAAAATAAAGAATAACTTCCTTTCATAAGTAATTGAACGTTCGCGTACTACAGTTGTGCGCTTTAAGTTCTCCGATACTTGCAGCTAGTCCACCGTAATCCCCTTCCCCATCCTTGCTCCGCTTGCCCAAGGCCGGGTAATTTTTCTTGGGAGATGCCGCAAGTTACGTAGGACCGAAGCAGTATACGTGTGTTCGAGGGAGGCGGCCTTTCAGCTGCTCACGCTGCTAAGAATCATCGTCATCTGCAACAAAGAAACGTCAGGTGAGTATATTTTGCCGTATGACATCCTGCGTGCGCTCGAGAAAGAACGATCGAGTCGTTTGTCAGTTTTGCTTTGGTTGAGAACATCGTCAGGTCGACTTCATTTGACACGCATGAATGATTGTTAAAAGCTTTTCATCTTCCAAACCACTCGTAATACTAGGACAGAAAAGCAGGCACGCCACGACCTTCTAGACGCTTACCGTTCGAATATTTTTTGCATTGTTTCGCGATGGGTGGATGCATTGCAATCATTGAACATCAAAGGGCTTCTATGCCTAGATTTCACGTCACTGAGGAGGATACAGCCTTGATGCGCTTCGCGTCTGGTTCGTTGGTCTTGCCTTCTGGATTATACCAAGACAACGGCGCAAGCTTGATCTCTTCCGTTGCATTTTTCGTGTCTGATTCATCTTGTGGATCGATCCCTTCCAATTCCATGGCGTCCACCAATATTTGTTTGCGCTTACGAAGTTCTTCCTTGGCTCGGTCCGCATTGAGGAATGCCTCTGCGGCTTCGTCTGCACCAAACTGGCATCTACTCTGTAGCACAAGAGTGAGCAACGATTGGCGGGCCTGACGAATTTGTTGCACGATCCTCCGATACGTGCGCACGTTCGCGATTTGCTCCGCGACGTCCATGTCAATCAAGGCTTCGTTGGTGCGGACGGCGAAATCGCGGGCACGCACGTCTTCGAGTTCTACTAGGGAGGCCTCGGATTCGGCAGCGTCGGCGCATACTTTGCGGATGTCTTCAGGGAGTGAGGACAAAAGTGCGGAAAGTTGAACGGCACTGTCATTGCGCAGATCTCGCGCAATCTGTAAAGTAGCAATTGGGCGGGACGgttccaaaaagtcttttGGGGCGACTTTTTTGGGCTCGGTGCCGGAAGATTCAAAATCGTACGTAACGGTTGGTTCGTCCGCGGCGACGACCGTATTCTTGGAGCCTTCGGGTTCGATCATTCCTTGATCGGCAGGAGTCTCCTTGTCCTCAACGCCGACAGACGCTTTCAAAGAAGGAGACGAATGGGGATTCTCGGAGGCAGTATCCTGCTTTGCTTCAGCCTCATCAACTTGTGCTGGAGCCGCCGCTTCCACTATAGGCATTTCTTTCGATACCGCGTCACCAACAGTCTCCGGCGGGGATTGTCCTTCCAGCTGTTTCCGGATCTGATGAATCAGTGTTGGTCCTCCAAACACGTTGGCATCATCCCATTCCTTGAGCATTGTTGGGAGAGCGTCTTTGACCGATGCGTCTAGTATGGTTGGTTGCTGTTCAACGGCGGGTAGAATCACCGACTCACCCACGGCGATGCGCAACTCGGCAAAGCGATCCCATTTTTTGGTGTTACCCTTTTCGAGTAACAGTACCATAGAAAGAACTTTAAAGAGATTCAGCTGTTGCTTGGACGACACGGCAGACGCACTACCCCCGGGAGTTAGAGCCGTCTTGAGCACGGCACAAAACGCATCGTGATGCTTGCGGTTGAAACCAATCCATTTGGCGAGTGTCTGCAAACTTTCGTTGGATGATGCTTCGGATAAAGTCGAAAGTTTCACTTGTAGCTTTTGTCCCCACGATGAGTCTTCCATCGTAGGCAACCAACACGGCAGCTGTGGAAAGATCCTCGAATTTGTTGGCTGTCGCTCTCTAATGGAAAGGAAAGGTTTTTTCTGAGAAGGAAACGTGCGGTGTGTGTTGGGTATGTTGCGTTACTTGCTCTGGGTGGGACACGGACTTTGAGTTTTGTCTGTCGGGTCACGCCGAACGACCTTGGCGTGgcctgacagtgaatcacCGCTACACGGCAGCCGGAGCTCGGACGGACCGTGATGCTCTCGGCG from Phaeodactylum tricornutum CCAP 1055/1 chromosome 22, whole genome shotgun sequence includes the following:
- a CDS encoding predicted protein, with amino-acid sequence MCDFVAGPRHSLKRGSKASVWGLIALVQKLPLETNADRKLDFSYHHNVPAAKISDALKSALHDMGINSHSTPRPDETVEIDISGSALGSEGFREVVTDGFLKSVFEDGSVNEAILPLRHVHLTSRRNDLDTDSVSILFGALTSDTNASNTSGTRTDSNSDPASMIACKSITIESLDLGWNKLNPDENSASTAFLQALRLLIAHPSCCPSTLRLDSCGLGPAACRAIGKGMINRWTEGTDSDILKSPQPKPLSLHFCMNQAIGDGGAAALAAAIRTIALASDEKTDPNRAVLECLDLSACGIGDTGAEALAHAIESSPNCLIRHLDLSNNCITDQGATALGRALLNPEHAGTRQGPGLLSLNLSNNKNIGDRGVMALAEAWEKRGIGTLSLSSCHIMAEGASYFGAALRKLTSNNTTEEEKKGTSYLDLSGNPLGVLRGKNKKDGRKYSASRLKNKASATAASYMNMLKKGLKGAGVDVSPVFGSTAESDDDEEKTGGELDDDEANESPDISKARCGAKALTNAFLGDSSTIDYKTTQNLMACDLHIHIGLRHCFIDHGAADALAALLLFARNELHVHLTMDLELNPVLEDEMLVALQGDELYEDRLHEMAERHTDAMEVLRDAKRRASEAAKAASTRARYSEEAFEADWDAAPSDFGGDLEDSDGDYEEEDEEFY
- a CDS encoding predicted protein, with protein sequence MEDSSWGQKLQVKLSTLSEASSNESLQTLAKWIGFNRKHHDAFCAVLKTALTPGGSASAVSSKQQLNLFKVLSMVLLLEKGNTKKWDRFAELRIAVGESVILPAVEQQPTILDASVKDALPTMLKEWDDANVFGGPTLIHQIRKQLEGQSPPETVGDAVSKEMPIVEAAAPAQVDEAEAKQDTASENPHSSPSLKASVGVEDKETPADQGMIEPEGSKNTVVAADEPTVTYDFESSGTEPKKVAPKDFLEPSRPIATLQIARDLRNDSAVQLSALLSSLPEDIRKVCADAAESEASLVELEDVRARDFAVRTNEALIDMDVAEQIANVRTYRRIVQQIRQARQSLLTLVLQSRCQFGADEAAEAFLNADRAKEELRKRKQILVDAMELEGIDPQDESDTKNATEEIKLAPLSWYNPEGKTNEPDAKRIKAVSSSVT